From Pseudomonas alcaligenes, a single genomic window includes:
- the trbJ gene encoding P-type conjugative transfer protein TrbJ — MKLQSSRKSRLTVLAVASVFVLASAQPAHALFGVGDIVLDPTNLVQNTLTAIRTLEQINNQVQQLQNEAQMLSNQARNLASLDFNVVNRLHASLAMSEQLIAEAQGLAFDVQNLDSEFARLYPDEYAATVSGDQMYQDARERWAHTLDGLHTAMRMQAQVSRNLSEDESALNDLVGQSQSATGALQAMQATNQLLALQAKQSIQAQQLQLTQDRAASLELARQAAASERAREVRRRFLGEGTAYTPYAVRFYGN, encoded by the coding sequence ATGAAACTCCAATCCTCGCGTAAATCCAGACTGACTGTGCTCGCCGTGGCCAGTGTCTTTGTCCTGGCCTCCGCGCAGCCGGCACATGCCCTGTTCGGTGTCGGCGACATCGTCCTCGACCCCACCAACCTGGTGCAGAACACACTGACGGCGATTCGTACCCTGGAGCAGATCAACAACCAGGTGCAGCAGCTGCAGAACGAGGCGCAGATGCTCAGCAACCAGGCACGCAACCTGGCCAGCCTCGACTTCAACGTCGTCAATCGGCTGCACGCCTCGCTGGCCATGAGCGAGCAGCTGATCGCCGAGGCGCAGGGGCTTGCCTTCGACGTGCAGAACCTCGACAGCGAGTTCGCCCGGCTGTACCCCGACGAGTACGCTGCCACCGTCAGCGGCGACCAGATGTACCAGGATGCCCGCGAACGCTGGGCGCACACGCTTGATGGCCTGCACACAGCGATGCGCATGCAGGCACAGGTGTCGCGAAACCTGAGCGAGGACGAAAGCGCGCTGAACGATCTGGTGGGCCAGAGCCAGTCGGCCACCGGTGCCCTGCAGGCCATGCAGGCGACCAACCAACTGCTGGCCCTACAGGCCAAACAGTCCATCCAGGCGCAGCAGCTCCAGCTTACCCAGGACCGGGCCGCCTCCCTGGAGCTGGCGCGGCAGGCAGCGGCCAGCGAGCGCGCCCGTGAGGTACGGCGACGC